The Helianthus annuus cultivar XRQ/B chromosome 15, HanXRQr2.0-SUNRISE, whole genome shotgun sequence genomic sequence CAACGACATTTAGTAACGAAGAAGTGAAGGATATTATCGAAGGAACCATAATGGAGATGGGTTTGGAGGATTGTAGTGACACCTTGGTTGGAAACTGGCATTTGAGGGGCCTAAGTGGCGGAGAAAAGAAGCGCTTAAGCATCGCGCTTGAAATCCTCGTACGACCACGTATCTTGTTTCTAGATGAACCAACAACTGGGCTGGATAGCGCGTCAGCATTTTTCGTGGTTCAAGCGTTAAAAAGCCTTGCTCGTGATGGTCGAACCGTGATTTCTTCTATTCATCAACCGAGTAGTGAAGTTTTTGCATTGTTTGATGACCTTTTTCTTTTGTCTAGTGGTGAAAAGGTCTATTTTGGTGAAACAAAAGATGCTGTTACGGTATGTGTTACAAATAATAATTGTGGTCACATTGTTTATGAGTTATCTATATGATGAAATCTTTATGCAGTTTTTTGCGGAAGCCGGGTTCCCATGCCCGACTAAGAGGAATCCGTCGGACCATTTTCTACGATGCATCAATTCGGATTTCGATGTTGTAACAGCCACCTTGAAAGGGTCTCAAAGACATTATGTACGTGTGTCTTTAGTTGTCTGATATTtagaacaaaaaaaattaaagtgGTTCTTTCGAAAACACATATGCTAATAATTgggtgtttttttttcattgaaATTTTAATAAAAGTTTGTTGTTATGATAGCAACTTTGAAGTTGAATTCGTTAATTCATATAATTTCATCGCTTATAAAATTTCAGaatttttgtctttttgttgctGACGTCAGCAAcaagtaaaaattctttatccGATACTACTTAGAGTTGTATAGTCCACAAATCTGAAGTCGTTATTTTTATATTGATAACGGCTAACCCAGATTTGAAGTGCAACAAAACAATCATCCATGTCACCTTGGATTTCCAAAAGAACCTTGATCCTAGAATATGTCTTAGCGTAATAATGTGTTGTTACAGGAAGAACCGAAAGGATCGGATGCGTATAAAAAGTTTTCAGTCTCCGAGATCAAAGCGACACTAGCCGAGAAATACAAGTGGTCAAAATACGCCAAGAAAGCCAAATCGAAAATGAAACAAATCGCCGAATTTGTATGTTTTTTCAGTACTAAACACAAATTGATCTTTTTCCATATGTTGTTAATCTAATACGAGTTTTTATCGATGATTTAGCACGGACCTGAAACAAGCACGATTACAACGAGCCAAGCGGGGTGGTGGAAGCAACTTACAACGCTGACTCGAAGGTCATGCCTAAATATGTCTAGAGACATTGGATATTATTGGTTACGGTTGATTATTTACTCGGTTGTGTCCATATGTGTCGGTACAATATTCTACGACGTTGGGACTGGGTACACCGCGATTCTAGCACGAGGTGCTTGTGGTGGTTTTATAACAGGGTTCATGGTTTTCATGTCCATTGGGAGCTTTCCGTCTTTCATTGAAGATATGAAGGTGCATTCACGTTGATACCTTCGGTTTGCTTTCTATATATgcttaaaaatgaaaaaagaaaatCTGTTCATTAAGGTGTTTTAGTACCATAAAAAGCTactatactttttatttttatgaaaaagGATAGCAACCTTTTtgatatattaaaataattttcACATATAGAAAGTAAATGAAAAGGTCATCAGAAAAATATTTATATGCTAAAGCTTTTTAACGAGAATcctaatggttcagacctcttactggtttaacacttagtgatgcagactgtttgtttcgcgagcaaatgtctgaatggttcagacatttgcctctgaatggttaagcattatatatAGTCTGAATTGTTAAGACATCTAATCTGAAtttgtcagacatttgcctctgaacggttcaGCATTATACTTGCACTTAAtagttcagatctcttactggttcaacacttaatggttcagacatcttactagttcagcacttaaccattcagaagttgccaaacggCCCCTAAACTTGTTTATAAAGCATGTAATTCTATTTTTAGTAACAATGATTTGTTAACTGTTAAATTGATCACAAATTGATGAAGTAACACTAcagattatttttgaaaaaataaagAGTTACATGCTAACTTATTTTGATCAATTTAAACGTTAACAAGCCACTAATTTAAAGAACATGCAATTTATACAAATTTAGGAATTTTAACCTATGAAAATTagtttagttattttatttttttgtatttttagtaGGTAAAAGAATATAAGATAACTAAATTAATAAAAAAGCATATTTTGGAGAATATTACCCATTTTAgtacatgtttcttttatttaaacCTTTTTACTTCTATCCATTTCACTACTTGAAATAAAGAAAAACACAATCAATGTTTTTGGTAGATATTTACAAGAGAAAAGCTAAATGGATACTACGGTGTTGCTGTGTTCATTCTATCAAACCTCCTTTCGTCACTACCATTTATGCTTATGATCTCGTTTGTCACCGGAACAATCACATGGAACATGGTCAAATTTCGACACGGATTCATTCGATACATTTACTATTGTCTCAATCTCTTTGCCTCGATAGCGGTGGTTGAAAGTTGCATGATGGTTGTCGCGTCACTAGTTCCCAATTTCTTGATGGGCATTGTCACAGGAGCAGGAATCATTGTAAGAATTCGACTTCATTAACATGACACAAATTCACGTCAAAACGCGCGACTAATAATGTACATTTGTTACAGGGGATCATGATGATGACCTCCGGTTTCTTTCGTCAAATACCTGATCTTCCAAAGCCGTTTTGGCGCTACCCGATATCTTACATAAACTATGGATCATGGTCGCTACAGGTAAAGTTTCGTCTTACTAAGTGAGTTTTTTTGGAGGGGATTACGTCTCAAATCATCGACTGATTACCAACGAATATTACAAAAATGTATTTTTTGGGTTTGAACTATCGACTATGGATCCGTTAGCAATAAGTGCTTAAAGTCAATTTTCTAGTAGTGGTCATTATTTATTAACAACTCTAACAAGCAAAATAAATGAATCAGAAGTAACTTTAACATATACATAAAACAatctaaaacatattttttttaatccAAATCACTTTATTGTAGTGCCCACTTTGCAACCTATAACATGTGTTACATGTAACTTGGGTTTGAAAATGCAGGGAGCTTACAAGAACGATATGTTAGGGCTAGTGTTCGATGGCTTAACACCCGGGGACCCTAAATTGACAGGCGCAGAAGTAATCACAAAAATGTACCGATTGCCTTTGAATCACTCAAAATGGTGGGATTTGTGTGCTATATTCGCCATTCTGGTTGGGTATCGTATCTTATTCTTCTTGGTTCTTAAGTTCAAGGAGAAAGTTTCACCATTTTTTCAAACAATACATGCAAAAAGAACGATTTATCGTCTAAACAGGCGACCATCATTCAAGCGATTCCCGTCTTCTAAAAGACAATATAAACTCCGGTCTCTGTCTTCACAAGAGGGCCTTGGTTCCCCAATGCAGTAGCTCTATAACTAATACCTTATAGGAATATTGGTGAGGTATACGATTTATTACTCTAGATTTTTGCAAAGTTCCATCTCATATTAAACTTTTCGTTTGTGTATTTTCTTTTTGTACAACTTTATTTATCAGAATAAAACTGAAATCCTCAATCTTAGCactttatatattattttttggtTCATAGACTACTTGCTAAATCTTCCATTTAAAAAGTTGTACTCGTCACACTACTACAAAATTGGTCGTAAATACGTGTTCGGTAGTTATATTTCTTATTATACTCTCATGTATGCTTGAATTTGAAATTCTAATACAAAGGAGTAACTCAATAAAGGGTAGGTAAAACTGTTATACTATATCATCTCTACTAATATCATGACGCAAAATGATATATAAACTATGAAAGAGCTATTAATATAACCGCAAGGGTTGAGTTATAATAGAAATGATTTCaaaataagaagtgtaagaagtcaTTAGAGAGTGACAAGTGTTTTAGAAGGAATCAAGTAGGAAGGGTAATTTTGTCTACAAAAGGAAAAAGAATacgcacatgcaagtcacatgctaTTTCCCCCCAATCTTAAAACGTCCGTAACTTTATTATACatcatttgttttttaaaaaaaattataccataaaatcgagcgtcctttttatctttaatatgagtaccatattgttatatttttcaaaaactcagttgcgtattacacaatggacatgacgtaaaacacaatggaaaatagataaaaaaaacacaatcaatgacaacagataaagacacaatggacaacagactaaaacacaatgtccataacgtataacacaataagtttcaaactaaataaaaacacaattgatgacaacagataaaagacacaattgatgacaacagataaaagacacaatggacaacaaaccaaaacacaatacacaacaaattaaaacacaatgaacaaaatATCAAAACACAATTGACAATATATTAAACCACAATGgataacatattaaacacaatgaccaGAACCAATAACACAATGTATTGAAACCCcagatataacaccatcttcattgtgtcatatattgtgttataggtttttataaaaacacaatgggtagaacccaaattaacattgtgttataggttttgataataacacaatgtatagaaacccCACCAAAACGTAATGACCAAAACCCAGTTAAAAGACACAATAACCAGAACCTTTAacacaatgcaaaaaaaaaaaaaaaaaaaaaaacccagtaaaaatggtttttttattttatttttatattacaatatggtactcatattaaagataaaaaaagctcgttattatggtgaaatttaaaaaaaaatgtcgtatgaaaaagttatggacgCTTTAAATAGACGGGGGAATTGACATGCGTCTTGCATGTGAAGAGAGAAAATCCATAAATGTATGATTCCCTTTATGCCCTTCAATTATCTTCTTTTCCCTAAAACTAATCTCAACCCTTCAAATCTAAGATCAATGGACTAGAATGTAACACCCTGCGTTTTGATATCCTTATTATCCTAGCAAGTCTTGTCGTAGTTCCTACCCTGTGATGCTTGTACACTCGAGACGAACGATCATAATGATAATGAGACTATTTTAAATCATGATTAGGTTAGACTATGTGAAGCTTTTACTCTATGTGATGCTTTTATATGTATGAACGATGTGTTTATCCTAGAATCTTGACTCTTTGTGATGCTTTGATACTCTATGAACGAGAAACTAATTTAGACACGAATTTGAAACAAGAAACTATTCctgttagttatgttattttgAACGTCTAGATGTAATAATACTATAATAATGGCTACttacaataatacgcaacgcaacatTTAAACCTCGCTCGCAAAATGAACCAAAATCGGAAAACTAATGAACGCGAACCAGCTGTCcaaatggacatccgatcggatgaccatccgctcggatgaccatccgaccggatggccattcgaccaGACGCCATCCGATCACCACCAGTCGAATGAACCTGTagctgttgtcacaccccaaccgatggcggaatcatcggggtatggcactgagcgaaacagattgtccagaagtttccacaacaattaTTAATACTATTTCGTTAAATGATGAGTCCCATACCGcatcccaaataataaaataaattattacagataacaaccagtcaagtatttctgttccgacaactcagatttaaataaaatataatattgttcaaatgcttctagagactcgatctgcaagatctacagacaactatgctctagatgcttattctaagctcgcttCTTAGCAGATAAACACCTTAAACACCTtaaacatacgttaaaataaagtcaatacatcaaatgtaaaggtgagcatacaagtttgataatagcatacagagttcgaaatagtttacgcataaccaacacgtacacagaggaaaacgaagcatgttaattatcgacatggatctatcgataccaatgactgcgggttgactgtccgagacagttcgcaatacatgattaccaccgtaatccatgcaagtaattgtccttaacaacccccgtgtgaacgggtgctgagtccaaactatagtactacgtcgttaaggcaggtagacagcattccacgtgtaaacataacaacaagtattcatttagtcacgtaatacatgcaaaaCGGTTAGCGTTTagaataattgagtagtgtgctcgattgtgatttagataggtaacgtatgtaacacccaaaagtgctaaagcaaaaagggttcgagtatactcacagtgtttGTTTgatggattgaaaggagcacttgagagtagggttagcctgaatagtacgatagcataacgatgagtaacgcattaaatggaaacaagtgatgatgggtcgaacagcctgctcgatcgaactgtaggttcgatcgaacgggttgttcgttcggttggacattccgttcggacagcctgttcgatcggccggtaggctcgatcggttcgactgttcgagtggattgtttcttcctttgagtagaatgtgtttgtgtatgatggcttgtccttttgaagttttcgttgtagtatttgagaacactgaagtgtccttacctttcaggtcgatcgatcgaacggtctgtccgatcggccggcttaaccgatcggttagggaCTTCAGAAATGGGTCCTTAGTGGGATGTCACCTGATCATACAGcgtgttcgatcgggtggcactcctgtACGTtgaacgaattgaaaatcgattaagtgttgaagcagagtatctcatgatccgatgagtaatgttatcgaacagctcgttcgatcgaacatcacttcgttcaatatCATACTCCATGAAATtatcaaagtgtggggccacttgctagccgatcggctgacatgtccgatcggttgggctgttcgttcgaacagcctattcgatcggtcagcatcctgacctggtcggcctattCGCTTAACACTTGGCTTTCTTGATTGTTTGACGTTTtgtcgaggtattttgacaacgagctaaaCCATGGAACCTTTGTcattacttgtttctcctgctcggacaggaatcacccaagtccggccggtgaacggttcggaacggagtCTAGGGTTTAACCCGAGATCGGTGAACCtcgtatatagaatccgaatctcgAACCACTCAACCATTAGAATgtttagtgagttggctcaagctccgtttctaccagtttgaaggcattgagtgtaaaagagttaaaagaaagttggtaaatccatctttcaatcctttacatcgtgtaaatgtttagatctaggatagatctttgtttgtttatgtggaaatcggttagatccaagtgattcttggtggattgaggccaaaacatgaagttcttgaagaacaccatgatgacatcatcctagaacacttagatttttgatgatttcacggttagaaatcaggttttgaaagatagaaaggtgtagaagtgtgcatagatcaaaaacgtacaagatttagggtgaaatcttaccgggattgatagaaatctgagaaatagtgaagaacacgagctggtcggacagggagtttccaaaagtggaaagaatgacaatgacaggcctatttataggcttccaaaaggggaaagggttggccgatcggccaggcatcctgatcggacagcatgctcaatcggacagcctgtccgatcggctgaaATCCTGATCGATCCGCAGCCTGTTTTGGGCGTTTGGTGCgacgatttcgattgaagacgatacggaTACGATTgagttcctattcaaattacttttagtcccaactactatatctacatacaagcatctacattccatattcgactttgatttcgattgagttcgattgagttttgagtgtcgattcgattgatcaccacacgtaacataaagtaaacacgcacaagtgacacgtaaggcacacacacacgtataaataaTACCGAagtcgcgtaattcgagtttcgagttcgatgatgattcgattagcttgattattgattgattaactttatcgcattgttacttcctactattcacagtcgtaaagcgtttcgcgtcgattaaacattcgattacttcgattcctttgataaacaacacttactccacataatacaattaaaacataagatagactatttacagtcaaagaagtcaaacttgactttgactttgactttgacttttgacattcggtaacacggggtgttacagcctccccttgtttagggaatttcgtcctgaaattaggcTGATGGCTGTACAACACCGTGATTCAtcttaccaatttctcgcttcagatcttcatttaaacaactgcgggtacttagccttcatgtcgctctcgagttcccaagtgaactttgtgcctcgtttgccttcccatcggactttcacgacaGGGATGCGCGAgtgtctgagttgcttggtttggcgatccatgatttcgacaggtttttcc encodes the following:
- the LOC110937089 gene encoding ABC transporter G family member 15, producing the protein MEIEPSGSGGVCSRGDDMTDYDNAGVCLGGSTSMRERATYLVWRDLTVVLPNFGHGHTKRLLHGISGFAEPGRIMAIMGPSGSGKSTLLDSLADRLSKNVVKTGDILFNGKKNKQRNGLVAYVTQEDVLMGTLTVRETITYSAYLRLPTTFSNEEVKDIIEGTIMEMGLEDCSDTLVGNWHLRGLSGGEKKRLSIALEILVRPRILFLDEPTTGLDSASAFFVVQALKSLARDGRTVISSIHQPSSEVFALFDDLFLLSSGEKVYFGETKDAVTFFAEAGFPCPTKRNPSDHFLRCINSDFDVVTATLKGSQRHYEEPKGSDAYKKFSVSEIKATLAEKYKWSKYAKKAKSKMKQIAEFHGPETSTITTSQAGWWKQLTTLTRRSCLNMSRDIGYYWLRLIIYSVVSICVGTIFYDVGTGYTAILARGACGGFITGFMVFMSIGSFPSFIEDMKIFTREKLNGYYGVAVFILSNLLSSLPFMLMISFVTGTITWNMVKFRHGFIRYIYYCLNLFASIAVVESCMMVVASLVPNFLMGIVTGAGIIGIMMMTSGFFRQIPDLPKPFWRYPISYINYGSWSLQGAYKNDMLGLVFDGLTPGDPKLTGAEVITKMYRLPLNHSKWWDLCAIFAILVGYRILFFLVLKFKEKVSPFFQTIHAKRTIYRLNRRPSFKRFPSSKRQYKLRSLSSQEGLGSPMQ